In the genome of Gadus chalcogrammus isolate NIFS_2021 chromosome 21, NIFS_Gcha_1.0, whole genome shotgun sequence, one region contains:
- the fosab gene encoding v-fos FBJ murine osteosarcoma viral oncogene homolog Ab, which translates to MMYNAFNADCDSSSRCSTASPAGDSFGYYPSPAGSDSSIGSPQSQDFTDLTVSSTSSFVPTLTAISSSADLQWMVQPLISSVAPSNRAHPYTPSPSPSPAYSMRAQAPKAHNSIKRSRTEQVYSEEDEKRRVRRERNKQAAAKCRNRRRELTDTLQAETDDLEDDKSTLQNDIANLLKEKERLEFILASHRPICKIPSELDDMFVALSPALSPCSTVMSPNTSTTSSSASQTASSTFTSTSHSLFSSPAPIMSAAVSDHHQHHHHHRMPAKLTVLDDATALEESLDLLAKTEMEVARSVPEVDLSSSLYAAPQDWEPLYTSAGITGDTNIHNNNISMDFEPLCTPVVTCTPSASTFTSSFAFNYPEADAFPTCGSAHRRGSSSNEYSSDSLSSPTLLAL; encoded by the exons ATGATGTACAACGCTTTCAACGCAGACTGTGACTCTTCCTCACGCTGTAGCACTGCTTCTCCAGCGGGAGATAGTTTTGGATACTATCCTTCGCCGGCAGGATCTGACTCGAGCATTGGATCTCCCCAGTCCCAG gaCTTCACCGACCTGACGGTGTCCAGCACCTCGTCCTTCGTGCCCACCCTCACAGCGATCTCCAGCAGCGCTGACCTCCAGTGGATGGTCCAGCCCCTCATCTCCTCCGTGGCCCCCTCCAACCGGGCGCACCCCtacacccccagccccagccccagcccggCATACTCCATGAGGGCCCAGGCCCCCAAAGCCCACAACTCCATCAAGCGCAGCAGAACCGAACAG GTTTACtccgaggaggatgagaagagGCGAGTTCGCCGAGAGAGAAACAAGCAGGCGGCCGCTAAATGCCGCAACAGACGCCGGgagctcacagacacactccaaGCT GAAACCGACGATCTGGAAGACGATAAGTCCACCCTGCAGAACGACATCGCCAACCtcctgaaggagaaggagaggctgGAGTTCATCCTGGCCTCCCACCGCCCCATCTGCAAGATCCCCTCTGAGCTGGACGACATGTTCGTCGCCCTCTCCCCCGCACTCTCCCCCTGCTCCACGGTGATGtcccccaacacctccaccacttcctcctccgccagccagaccgcctcctccaccttcacctccacctcccactcACTCTTCTCCAGCCCTGCCCCCATCATGTCCGCGGCGGTCTctgaccaccaccagcaccaccaccaccaccgcatgCCGGCCAAGCTGACGGTGCTGGATGATGCCACGGCCCTGGAAGAGTCTCTGGACCTGCTGGCCAAGACAGAGATGGAGGTGGCGCGCTCCGTGCCCGAGGTGGACCTCTCCAGCTCTCTGTACGCAGCCCCCCAGGACTGGGAGCCCCTCTACACCTCGGCCGGGATCACCGGCGACACCAacatccacaacaacaacatcagcatGGACTTTGAGCCGCTGTGCACGCCCGTGGTGACGTGCACACCTTCCGCCTCCACCTTCACTTCTTCCTTCGCCTTCAACTACCCCGAGGCCGACGCCTTCCCCACCTGTGGCTCCGCCCATCGacgaggcagcagcagcaacgaGTATTCCTCCGACTCCCTGAGCTCCCCCACGCTGCTGGCCCTCTAA
- the tmed10 gene encoding transmembrane emp24 domain-containing protein 10: MARLAALLLLPVLIESVFSISFFLPVNSRKCLREEIHKDVLVTGEYEIGEQPNTKTNLKITDSSSHTLYSKEDATKGKFAFTTEDYDMFEVCFESKSPMGTGRVPDQLINLDMKHGVEAKNYEEIAKVEKLKPLEVELRRLEDLSESIVNDFAYMKKREEEMRDTNESTNTRVLYFSIFSMCCLIGLATWQVFYLRRFFKAKKLIE; the protein is encoded by the exons ATGGCTCGACTCGCTGCACTACTGCTCTTACCGGTTCTTATCGAATCGGTATTTTCCATCTCCTTCTTCCTACCCGTCAATTCAAGGAAGTGTTTGCGGGAAGAGATTCACAAAGATGTCCTAGTCACTGGGGAATACGAAATAGGCGAGCAGCCCAACACAAAAACCAACCTGAAG ATCACAGATTCCTCTAGTCACACTCTTTACTCCAAGGAAGATGCAACAAAGGGAAAGTTTGCATTCACCACTGAAGACTATGACATGTTTGAGGTGTGCTTTGAAAGCAAATCACCCATGG GAACTGGAAGAGTCCCCGACCAGCTAATCAACCTGGACATGAAGCACGGTGTAGAGGCCAAAAACTATGAAGAA atcgcaaAGGTGGAGAAGCTCAAGCctctggaggtggagctgaggCGGCTGGAGGACCTGTCGGAGTCCATTGTCAACGACTTTGCCTAcatgaagaagagggaggaggagatgcggGACACAAACG AGTCCACAAACACGAGGGTGCTCTACTTCAGCATCTTCTCCATGTGCTGCCTCATCGGCCTGGCCACCTGGCAGGTGTTCTACCTGAGGCGCTTCTTCAAGGCGAAGAAGCTGATTGAGTAG